A genomic window from Sanguibacter antarcticus includes:
- the lexA gene encoding transcriptional repressor LexA, giving the protein MELLSAPQEPATDGLTERQRDVLATIRTSIESRGYAPSMREIGLTVGLTSPSSVKHQLTALERKGYLRRDPNRPRAMELVHQGEPLAVAAVDARTTFRDANGENVDSDAHPAPSYVPVVGRIAAGGPVLAEQVVEDVFPLPRQLVGDGDLFLLRVVGDSMIDAAICDGDWVVVRRQPVAENGEIVAAMIDGEATIKSFRRVDGHVWLMPHNAAFSPISGDEATVLGRVVSVLRSL; this is encoded by the coding sequence GTGGAACTCCTCAGCGCTCCGCAGGAACCGGCGACGGACGGGCTCACCGAGCGTCAGCGAGACGTCTTGGCGACGATCCGCACCTCTATCGAGTCCCGGGGATACGCGCCGAGCATGCGAGAGATCGGACTCACGGTCGGCCTGACCAGCCCGTCGAGCGTCAAGCACCAGCTCACCGCGCTCGAGCGCAAGGGGTACCTCCGCCGCGACCCGAACCGTCCCCGCGCCATGGAGCTCGTCCACCAGGGAGAGCCCCTCGCGGTCGCCGCGGTCGATGCCCGCACCACGTTCCGCGATGCGAACGGCGAGAACGTCGACAGCGACGCCCACCCGGCACCGTCGTACGTTCCGGTGGTCGGTCGGATCGCTGCCGGCGGGCCCGTCCTCGCTGAGCAGGTCGTCGAGGACGTCTTCCCTCTTCCCCGTCAGCTCGTCGGCGACGGCGACCTGTTCCTCCTGCGCGTCGTCGGCGACTCGATGATCGATGCAGCCATCTGCGACGGGGACTGGGTCGTCGTCCGTCGCCAGCCCGTCGCGGAGAACGGCGAGATCGTCGCAGCCATGATCGACGGCGAAGCGACCATCAAGTCGTTCCGTCGCGTGGACGGCCACGTCTGGCTCATGCCGCACAACGCCGCGTTCAGCCCGATCTCAGGTGACGAGGCGACCGTCCTCGGCCGCGTCGTCAGCGTCCTGCGAAGCCTCTGA
- a CDS encoding L-lactate dehydrogenase: MNDADQTGTRDRSAVALPRARKTTKVAVVGAGAVGSTMAYAALMRGSARTVALFDINKAKVEAEALDLAHGIQFMPMAQVVGSDDVAVCADADVIMVTAGAKQKPGQTRIDLAEATIGLVSKILPSLLEVAPDAIYVMVTNPVDIVTYASLKITGLPPTQLFGSGTVLDSSRLRYLIAEHAGVAVQNVHAYMAGEHGDSEIPLWSSATIGGVPLLDWSGIEGRGALTLSDRDEIAHEVVNSAYRIIEGKGATNYAVALAGTRIIEAVLNDENRVLPVSTLLDDYYGISDICLSVPTLVGRRGCTDRLAVPLSPVEIRGLQHSATALKAVARQFGY; this comes from the coding sequence ATGAACGACGCTGATCAGACCGGTACCCGCGACCGTTCCGCGGTCGCGCTGCCCCGGGCTCGCAAGACGACCAAGGTCGCGGTCGTCGGCGCCGGTGCGGTCGGTTCGACCATGGCGTACGCAGCACTCATGCGTGGTTCGGCCCGTACGGTGGCGTTGTTCGACATCAACAAGGCGAAGGTCGAGGCCGAGGCGCTCGACCTGGCGCACGGCATCCAGTTCATGCCGATGGCACAGGTCGTCGGGTCCGACGACGTGGCGGTGTGTGCGGACGCTGACGTCATCATGGTCACGGCGGGCGCGAAGCAGAAGCCGGGTCAGACACGGATCGACCTCGCCGAGGCGACGATCGGGCTCGTGTCGAAGATCCTCCCGAGCCTTCTCGAGGTCGCGCCGGACGCGATCTACGTCATGGTGACCAATCCCGTCGACATCGTCACGTACGCATCCTTGAAGATCACCGGTCTGCCGCCGACACAGCTCTTCGGGTCGGGTACGGTCCTCGACTCGTCTCGGCTGCGCTACCTCATCGCCGAGCACGCTGGCGTGGCCGTGCAGAATGTCCACGCCTACATGGCGGGGGAGCACGGTGACAGCGAGATCCCCTTGTGGAGCTCGGCCACGATCGGTGGCGTGCCGCTGCTGGACTGGAGCGGGATCGAAGGACGTGGAGCGTTGACGCTCAGCGACCGCGACGAGATCGCGCACGAGGTGGTGAACTCCGCATACCGCATCATCGAGGGCAAGGGCGCGACGAACTATGCGGTCGCACTGGCGGGGACCCGCATCATCGAGGCGGTCCTCAATGACGAGAACAGGGTGCTGCCTGTCTCGACGCTTCTCGACGACTACTACGGGATCAGCGACATCTGCCTCTCGGTCCCGACGCTCGTCGGTCGGCGTGGCTGCACCGACCGTCTCGCGGTCCCGCTGTCACCTGTCGAGATCAGGGGCCTGCAGCACTCGGCCACGGCGCTCAAAGCGGTGGCCCGACAGTTCGGCTACTGA